From a region of the Saccharomyces paradoxus chromosome IV, complete sequence genome:
- the MRX14 gene encoding mitochondrial 54S ribosomal protein bL34m (mitochondrial ribosomal protein of the large subunit~similar to YDR115W) — MSLFTRLYQPQSRRMLSSISSFSALSVLRPQTNVLLNGSSLKTMPFTPFGFGFIGQRRWKSRGNTYQPSTLKRKRTFGFLARVKSKQGSKILKRRKLKGRWFLSH; from the coding sequence ATGTCATTATTTACAAGGCTATACCAGCCTCAGTCAAGAAGAATGCTTTCTTccatatcttctttctctgCTCTGTCTGTATTGCGTCCGCAAACTAACGTGCTTTTGAACGGTTCATCATTGAAGACCATGCCCTTTACTCCATTTGGATTTGGCTTCATCGGCCAGAGAAGATGGAAGTCGAGGGGTAATACCTATCAACCCAGTACACTGAAACGGAAACGAACTTTTGGTTTCTTGGCCAGGGTTAAGAGCAAACAGGGCTctaaaatattgaaaaggagGAAGCTCAAGGGGAGGTGGTTTTTGTCTCATTAA